The sequence TATTTCATACAAGTAAGAACACCTTAAGGCAATTTGTTAAGGCAATTTTGAGACGTTTATTTGATATTTCTTAGGTCTCTTTACAAGGTAATTATTTTCGATGGAAATTCGCAATGCGTAAAAAGTATGCGATTGATTTGTCACAGTATTTACTAAGCTGTGAACATAATTTTTATTATTTGACCCGTCTGATCGGTCAAAAGCGGCCCTGCTGTCTAACGCGTGCCTACCTACTTGAGTCAGATGGGAAAAACTATGCAAGTGTCAGCCTTGTGCTGCATTCTGCCAGTAAGTATACCGCGCAGTGCAGACTTCATTTTGAGCGAATGGCTAATACGACTCTTGCATCTGAGAATGCTGCAGCGTCAAAACATACGTCGGAGCCTCAGCTAGATAAAAAGCCTCAGCTCGATAAAAAGCCTGAGCTCGACAAAAAGCCCCACCGAGATCGCCAACAGCAAGATGCTAAACTACAAGCTACGGCTCATGCGTTGAATGCTGACGATATTGCCCAGCTTGCTAAGCTTTCCAATCTGCAGTTTGAACTAAAACTGAGTTATGATGCAAAACTGTTAGAAATTTTATCATTTCAAGGCAGCGCGGTAACGCGACCCTCTTATCCTTACCCGAATCAAAGAATGTATCAGCCTGATGAAAAATTGCAGCAACAGCAGTTGCTTACCCTATGCCTGCGGGCCAGCTTGCAAGACGGCTTGGCAAATCTGTTGCCTTGGCAGCCTGGAGAGCCAGAGTCGGTGTTGTCTGAGTTTTGAATAATAACTGTGATCAAGACCACTGTTAATTTGTATCACTGTGTTAAGCTAGCGCAAAAAAGTGAACAACAGTAGGCAAAGGTTTGACCTATACACTGATACAAATTTCGGATTGTCACTTAGGCGAAAGCCCTGGTGATCGTTTGTTAGGCTTGGATGCCGATCAAAGTCTTGCTTGGGTGTTGGCGCGCATAGCTGAAATATTTCCGCATTATGATGCTCTGGTTTGCAGCGGCGATCTTTCAAATGAAGCAGGCTTGCCTGCGTTTAAGCGATTACTGGCCCAGCTAGCCGAGCGTCCTTGTCAATCGCCTATCTATTGGTTGCCGGGTAATCATGACGACCATAAGGCAATGCGTGAGCTATCAACAACGGCTGATCAACAGCTGCACTTTTTGGCCAGTTTTTGCTTGGGTGATTGGCAGCTTAGTTGCTTTGATTCAACATTACCGAATAGTCCAGCCGGCTCGCTGTCTGCTGCAGAGTTACATCGCATGCAGCAAACTCTGATGCAGCATCAAGACAAATCACATTTGTTTTTTATGCACCATCCTGCAGTAGCAATTGGAACCGCTTGGATTGACCCCCAGCATATTGATAATGGCGAGGCCGTGATTGCCTTGTCTGAGCAATATTCGCAGCTTAAGGCGCTGGTCTCGGGGCATGTGCATCAGGCAGTCGACCGGAAGCTTTCAACTGCCAGTGATGCGCGCATGCTATGCACCCCGGCCACCTCGGTGCAGTTTAAACCTGCCTGCCATGATTTTACCCTAGATGATCAAATGCCGGGTTTTCGCTGGTTTCAACTGCAGTCTAACGGCCAATTTACTACCGGTGTCGAGCGCATTGCTTACCGCCCATTAGCTATTGATGCCGCTTTGCCTGGCTATTAAATAGCACTATGCCAAAGGCTGTTGCGGTTATTTATTTGCATGGCTTTATGAGTTCAGAGCAAGCCCATAAAGCAAAGCTTTGTAGTGATTTTCTTAAGCAATATTATCCCTCAACGGTCTTTCATGTGCCTCGATTGCCAGATAAGCCCCGTCAGGCAATTGATTTCCTTGAGCAGTATATTGCAGAGCTGCAACAACACTATTGCTGTTGCCTGATTGGCAGCTCATTGGGCGGTTTTTATGCACAGCTGTTTTCCGCTAAATATCACTGTAAGTCAGTGTTAATCAATCCATTAGTTGATGCGTCGCAGCGACTTATGATTTATGATGAATCCGAAGTTGGCCAGTTGCAGAACCCCTATACTGGTGAGTATTTTAGTATTGATGTTGATGATCACGATGCAGTCGAGGTGGCAGCTAGGATATTACCCGCGCCTGCCAATCAACATTTGGTGCTGCTGCAAATGGCAGATCAGGTGTTAGATGCGCAAATAGCCAGCCACTATTTTCAGCGTGCTAGCTGTATTATTGAACCTGCTGGAGATCATCAATACCAAAACTTAGAACGCTATCTAAGCCATGTTTTTGCTTGGCTGCTAGCAGCGTAATTTGCTTAACAACAGTTTTGTATATTAGTCAGAATTGAGTAAAAAAGAGAAAAACCTTGAAAGATTATACCTCCGAGTCGATTGAAGTTTTAACCGGGCTAGACCCTGTCAGAAAACGTCCAGGCATGTATACAGAAACCACCCGACCCAATCATTTGGCACAGGAGGTGATTGATAACTCGGTTGATGAAGCGCTGGCTGGCTTCGCTAAACAAATCGATGTGGTATTACATAAAGACGGCAGTCTCAGCGTTACCGATGATGGGCGTGGCATGCCGGTAGATATTCATCCTGAGCAAGGTTTGCCAGGCGTTGAGGTGATTCTATCCACACTGCATGCTGGCGGTAAGTTTTCGAATGAAAACTATCAATTTTCTGGTGGTTTACACGGGGTGGGTGTGTCGGTTGTTAATGCCTTGTCGAAGCAGCTTGACGTTACCATTCGCCGCGCAGGACAGGTGCATCATATACAGTTTCAGGATGGTGAAAAGTCCAAGCCGCTCAGTGTCATCGATAGCTGCGGGCAACGAAATACCGGCACCCAAGTTCACTTTTATCCTGACGCGCAATATTTTGATTCGGTTAAATTCTCACTGCACCGCATGCGCCATGTGTTAAGAGCCAAAGCGGTTCTATGTCCGGGGCTGAAAGTCACCTTTCTTGACCAGGCAACGGGTGATAAAGACAGTTGGTATTATGAGGATGGTTTAAAGGATTATTTATTAGCGGCAACCGATGGCTTTGACAGTATTCCAAACTCACCTTTTGTTGGCACATTTGCAGGCTCAACTGAGGCCTGTGATTGGGCAGTGCAGTGGTACAAAGATAGCGGTGAGCTCACCCAGGAAAGCTATGTTAACCTCATCCCTACGGCGCAGGGCGGAACCCATGTCAATGGCCTGCGTACTGGCTTGCTAGAGGCTATGCGCGAGTATTGTGAGTTTAGAAATCTCATTCCGCGCGGGATAAAGTTATCGGCTGATGATATTTGGGATAAATGTAATTATATTTTGTCAGCGAAATTAGCCGATCCTCAGTTCTCCGGACAAACTAAAGAGCGCCTGTCGTCGCGAGAGGCGAGTGCGTTTATTGCTGGTGTTGCTAAAGACGCGTTCAGCTTGTGGCTGAATCAACACACTGAAGAAGCCAGCATATTGGCAGAAATGACGATTGCCAATGCGCAATCGCGTTTACGTAAAGCCAAAAAAGTGGTGCGTAAAAAGGTAACGGCCGGCCCG comes from Pseudomonadales bacterium and encodes:
- the parE gene encoding DNA topoisomerase IV subunit B, which translates into the protein MKDYTSESIEVLTGLDPVRKRPGMYTETTRPNHLAQEVIDNSVDEALAGFAKQIDVVLHKDGSLSVTDDGRGMPVDIHPEQGLPGVEVILSTLHAGGKFSNENYQFSGGLHGVGVSVVNALSKQLDVTIRRAGQVHHIQFQDGEKSKPLSVIDSCGQRNTGTQVHFYPDAQYFDSVKFSLHRMRHVLRAKAVLCPGLKVTFLDQATGDKDSWYYEDGLKDYLLAATDGFDSIPNSPFVGTFAGSTEACDWAVQWYKDSGELTQESYVNLIPTAQGGTHVNGLRTGLLEAMREYCEFRNLIPRGIKLSADDIWDKCNYILSAKLADPQFSGQTKERLSSREASAFIAGVAKDAFSLWLNQHTEEASILAEMTIANAQSRLRKAKKVVRKKVTAGPQLPGKLADCAGQDAMAGELFLVEGDSAGGSAKQARDRTFQAIMPLKGKIMNTWEVDSSEVLGSQEIHDISVALGIDPGSDDLDKLRYGKVCILADADSXGLHIATLLCALFVKHFRALVQAGHVYVAMPPLFRIDCGKEVYYALDESEKEGVLNRIEAEKIKGKVQVTRFKGLGEMNPMQLRETVMNKDTRRMLQLTIEEEQATDETMDMLLAKKRSADRRSWLESKGDLAEVS
- a CDS encoding metallophosphoesterase, whose product is MTYTLIQISDCHLGESPGDRLLGLDADQSLAWVLARIAEIFPHYDALVCSGDLSNEAGLPAFKRLLAQLAERPCQSPIYWLPGNHDDHKAMRELSTTADQQLHFLASFCLGDWQLSCFDSTLPNSPAGSLSAAELHRMQQTLMQHQDKSHLFFMHHPAVAIGTAWIDPQHIDNGEAVIALSEQYSQLKALVSGHVHQAVDRKLSTASDARMLCTPATSVQFKPACHDFTLDDQMPGFRWFQLQSNGQFTTGVERIAYRPLAIDAALPGY
- a CDS encoding DUF1249 domain-containing protein, which produces MRKKYAIDLSQYLLSCEHNFYYLTRLIGQKRPCCLTRAYLLESDGKNYASVSLVLHSASKYTAQCRLHFERMANTTLASENAAASKHTSEPQLDKKPQLDKKPELDKKPHRDRQQQDAKLQATAHALNADDIAQLAKLSNLQFELKLSYDAKLLEILSFQGSAVTRPSYPYPNQRMYQPDEKLQQQQLLTLCLRASLQDGLANLLPWQPGEPESVLSEF